A genomic stretch from Verrucomicrobiota bacterium includes:
- the rho gene encoding transcription termination factor Rho, with protein sequence MDNPADNTVEVEGILELLQNKTGQLLDPSRNGKPTPTDPFVPRELVNRFKLKKGNYIKGIASSDPRFPNPKVKFVETIDGLGPEERKRCFQFSSLTSVAPDEQLNLETKEHKMTLRCIDLFCPIGKGQRGLIVAPPRTGKTTLLQDIALGVIENHPECHVMMLLVDERPEEVTDMKRTVDAEIFASSNDEPTENHTKIAELAIERAKCLVEVGKDVVICMDSLTRLSRAYNSSKGGGGRTMTGGLDIRALEKPRQLFSAARNTEEGGSLTIIASALIETGSRMDDLIFQEFKGTGNMEMVLDRKVAELRLWPAMNINSSGTRKEELLIDPKKLETIHFFRRALAPLRIEDAAETMLTRLSKTTTNDAFLSLISR encoded by the coding sequence ATGGATAATCCTGCCGACAATACTGTTGAGGTAGAGGGCATTCTGGAATTACTACAAAACAAGACGGGGCAGTTACTCGATCCGTCTCGCAATGGTAAACCGACACCGACCGACCCTTTTGTACCCAGAGAACTGGTAAATCGCTTTAAACTAAAAAAAGGCAATTACATTAAGGGAATCGCATCCTCGGACCCCCGCTTTCCCAATCCAAAGGTCAAATTCGTCGAAACGATTGACGGTTTGGGGCCAGAAGAGCGGAAGCGCTGTTTTCAGTTTTCAAGCCTGACGTCAGTGGCACCTGATGAACAGCTGAATTTGGAAACCAAAGAACACAAGATGACCTTGCGCTGCATCGACCTGTTCTGCCCGATTGGTAAAGGACAGCGTGGATTGATCGTGGCGCCACCGCGGACAGGTAAAACAACTTTACTTCAGGATATAGCTTTAGGGGTAATTGAAAATCATCCTGAGTGTCACGTCATGATGCTGCTCGTGGACGAACGGCCCGAAGAAGTGACAGACATGAAACGTACGGTTGACGCCGAAATATTTGCGTCTTCGAACGACGAACCAACCGAGAACCATACCAAAATTGCGGAGCTGGCTATCGAACGTGCCAAATGCCTGGTGGAAGTTGGAAAAGACGTGGTAATTTGTATGGATTCGCTCACTCGATTAAGCCGTGCCTATAACTCCTCAAAAGGTGGAGGTGGCCGAACGATGACGGGTGGACTCGATATCCGTGCCTTAGAAAAACCCCGGCAACTCTTTTCAGCCGCTCGAAACACTGAAGAAGGCGGCAGCCTAACAATTATTGCGTCGGCGTTGATTGAAACAGGCAGTCGTATGGACGACCTTATTTTCCAGGAGTTTAAGGGCACGGGAAACATGGAAATGGTTCTCGATCGAAAAGTCGCTGAACTACGTCTTTGGCCGGCAATGAACATAAATTCTTCCGGCACTAGAAAAGAGGAACTGCTAATCGATCCGAAGAAGCTGGAAACCATTCATTTCTTCCGTAGAGCACTAGCTCCGTTGAGGATTGAAGACGCAGCGGAAACGATGCTAACTCGTCTTTCGAAAACAACTACAAATGATGCATTTTTGTCACTAATAAGTCGTTGA
- a CDS encoding zinc ABC transporter substrate-binding protein, translated as MKAHRLHSITGLLLLFLGQVTLVGKPTIVVSIPPQKAFVQALTGAEVDVVTLIKPGQNPTNFSLTPRTLAEIATAEVYFSIGVPMETAFLPKLRSIYPNLTIVDTSAGIRKRSLESHSHDDEQGAHDHAADPHIWLSPGLVKIQLRSYARSLKELLPDRTKLIDENLTAFFSKLEAVDTQLKEILAPHKGAIVFVYHPAFGYFLERYGLRQETVELEGKQPSPKQLNFLIKLAKELNARTIFVQPQFERRTAHTLAKAIGGKVEVIDPLAENYLDNLILIGETIASSYR; from the coding sequence ATGAAAGCGCACCGACTCCATAGTATTACCGGACTGCTCCTACTATTTTTAGGGCAAGTCACCTTGGTGGGAAAACCAACGATTGTGGTTTCAATACCGCCACAGAAAGCCTTTGTACAGGCGCTTACCGGAGCTGAAGTCGATGTAGTTACACTGATTAAGCCCGGGCAAAATCCGACCAATTTCTCACTCACACCGAGAACGCTGGCTGAGATAGCAACAGCTGAAGTGTATTTTTCAATTGGAGTGCCTATGGAGACCGCATTTCTCCCAAAGCTTCGATCAATCTACCCAAACTTGACGATCGTAGACACGTCGGCAGGCATTCGTAAACGAAGCTTGGAGTCGCATTCCCACGATGACGAACAGGGAGCCCACGATCACGCGGCAGACCCGCACATCTGGTTGAGTCCTGGATTGGTAAAAATCCAACTTCGATCCTATGCGCGAAGCTTGAAAGAACTGCTACCTGATCGAACGAAATTAATTGATGAGAATCTAACCGCGTTTTTTTCAAAACTGGAAGCAGTCGATACCCAATTAAAAGAAATATTGGCGCCTCACAAAGGCGCTATCGTCTTTGTTTACCATCCAGCATTTGGATACTTTCTGGAACGCTACGGCCTCAGACAGGAAACAGTGGAATTGGAAGGAAAACAACCAAGCCCCAAACAACTCAATTTTTTGATCAAATTGGCCAAAGAACTCAACGCTCGCACAATCTTTGTCCAGCCTCAGTTTGAAAGACGCACGGCACATACTTTGGCAAAAGCCATAGGTGGAAAAGTCGAAGTCATAGACCCGTTGGCAGAGAATTACTTGGACAATCTGATTCTCATAGGAGAAACCATTGCAAGTAGCTACCGCTAG
- a CDS encoding class I SAM-dependent methyltransferase, which yields MITQLIPKAIKRRLLEKFRSDERAVREAETAKFPRTYLQEKHMRNCQLVLNRSKLLERLGKQNVVAELGVNRGEFSEEILAVTQPSLLHLVDIWESARYDKSLFTEVSLKFKKQIEDDRVRIHKKPSIEAAVDFPDDYFDVIYIDTDHSYQTTRGELLAYAPKLKSGGVIAGHDYKMGNWKKSYRYGVIEAVHEFCNMHNWELCYLTCEPLESQSFAIRRIQN from the coding sequence ATGATTACACAATTAATACCCAAAGCCATTAAAAGACGACTACTTGAGAAATTCCGATCGGACGAGCGCGCCGTAAGAGAGGCTGAGACTGCCAAGTTCCCCCGTACATATCTGCAAGAAAAGCACATGCGAAATTGTCAGTTAGTACTCAATCGCTCCAAGTTGCTAGAGCGTTTGGGAAAACAAAATGTTGTAGCTGAATTGGGCGTAAATCGTGGTGAATTCAGCGAGGAAATTCTGGCAGTCACCCAGCCATCCCTTCTTCATCTCGTGGATATCTGGGAATCAGCTCGATACGACAAAAGCCTGTTTACCGAGGTCAGCCTAAAGTTTAAAAAACAAATCGAAGATGATAGAGTCAGGATCCACAAGAAACCGTCCATTGAAGCTGCGGTTGATTTCCCGGACGATTATTTCGACGTTATATATATTGATACCGACCATTCTTATCAAACGACTCGAGGGGAATTACTGGCTTATGCTCCGAAACTAAAAAGCGGAGGAGTCATAGCTGGCCACGACTACAAAATGGGAAACTGGAAAAAATCCTATCGCTATGGGGTAATAGAGGCAGTTCATGAATTTTGCAATATGCATAATTGGGAGCTGTGTTATTTAACCTGTGAACCATTGGAAAGCCAAAGCTTTGCCATACGAAGAATTCAAAATTAA
- a CDS encoding histone deacetylase, with the protein MKHDTGMGHPERPARIQAVLDHLDSLKITDKFLWVTPEPASKQQILSNHGNAYIESVERLAAIGGGFLDADTVVSSESYKAALRATGACVEAIDAVVKKDANNAFCLNRPPGHHARPNAAMGFCFFNSVAIGARHALKRHGMERVFILDWDVHHGNGTQESFYDDPSVFFCSIHQSPLYPGTGLSNETGIGEGAGFTLNLTVPSGTRGDLYQSLLDEKILPAMREFQPELILISAGFDAHRLDPLAGVQLEDEDFYRLTRGVLQAADSLCKGRVVSVLEGGYDLQGLSGGVEQHLRAMLEMG; encoded by the coding sequence TTGAAGCATGATACAGGGATGGGGCATCCGGAACGTCCGGCTAGAATCCAAGCGGTACTGGATCATTTGGATAGCTTAAAGATAACAGATAAGTTTTTGTGGGTCACACCGGAGCCGGCTTCTAAGCAGCAAATTCTATCCAATCATGGAAATGCGTATATTGAGAGCGTAGAACGGTTGGCTGCGATTGGGGGTGGATTTTTGGATGCGGATACCGTGGTTTCGTCTGAGTCTTACAAAGCGGCATTGAGGGCGACCGGGGCTTGTGTTGAGGCAATTGATGCGGTGGTGAAAAAGGATGCTAATAATGCCTTTTGCTTGAATCGCCCACCGGGACATCATGCTCGGCCAAACGCAGCGATGGGTTTTTGCTTTTTTAATTCCGTCGCTATTGGTGCGCGTCATGCGTTAAAGAGACATGGAATGGAGCGGGTGTTTATTCTCGATTGGGATGTGCATCATGGGAATGGAACTCAGGAGAGTTTTTATGATGATCCATCCGTCTTCTTTTGTAGTATTCATCAAAGCCCATTGTATCCAGGGACGGGATTGTCCAACGAAACCGGTATTGGCGAAGGGGCGGGCTTTACTCTAAATCTCACTGTGCCGAGCGGCACTCGTGGTGATTTGTATCAGTCGCTTCTCGACGAGAAAATACTTCCTGCCATGCGAGAATTTCAACCAGAGCTAATTCTTATTTCAGCTGGATTTGACGCGCATCGCCTTGACCCCTTGGCTGGTGTTCAATTGGAAGACGAGGACTTTTATAGGTTGACCCGCGGTGTTTTGCAGGCGGCTGATAGCTTGTGTAAGGGCAGGGTGGTATCGGTGCTCGAAGGTGGTTATGACTTGCAAGGATTATCCGGCGGCGTCGAGCAACATTTGAGAGCTATGCTTGAAATGGGTTAA
- a CDS encoding hydantoinase B/oxoprolinase family protein produces MTGEWEFWIDTGGTFTDCLGRNPDGTFHRAKVLSNSSLRASIQEVGTHSCILGLAETYPQNFFKGFFARFLGSDSTNLVVAYDADLRKLELKEELPAGVTVGDLLVIEFAGEAPELGARVITGTPGDEPLPKSKLRLATTKGTNALLEGKVAKTVFIINKGLGDLLLINTQQRPDLFSLDIKRPEPIYDSVIEVEIDLNTGLPNTDELAEQIEDFMERGVSTAAICLMNSFRDDRGERSLVRFLKDLGFLTVIPSSECAPFIKILPRAETTLVDACLTPVLDTYLSRIAAQFGEDGLSVMTSAGGLVPHAHFRAKDSLFSGPAGGVVGAVNCGEQAGYSKLIGFDMGGTSTDVARYNKVLAYQFETRVGHAHVMAPSLKIETVAAGGGSICMFDGERLRVGPESAGADPGPACYGTGGPLTITDVNLLLGRMDPEQFGIPVDLRKSEDQLQALQYRIQLEGGESSTDQLMSGLLEIANENMTDAIRKISTGEGYDPGDYALVAFGGAGGQHACGIAEKLGISTILFPGDAGLLSAVGLSKAVLEGFVERQTLCSYDEFLQQAGDLTAELETEAFHKLNPGDRALARLSRRIVSLRLRGQEMPIDINWLPDTSPLELFLERYHSIFGYRPNLDLIEVVCYRVVVATPSVVNPTEAFFDYHEHCSPIKKLRAFSGGQWRDASVYVRENLGLGSRVTGPAIIQDPFSTLFVDVGWKASLGTEGTLRLSSTEEARAHTDNSEEVEIELFSNRFQSLVEEMGLRLMRTAVSTNVKDRLDFSCGLLDADGCLVVNAPHIPVHLGALGMCVRTVSETHAWQAGEMLVTNHPAMGGSHLPDVTVICPIFSDSNSLMGFLVNRAHHAEMGGIAPGSMPPAAKSLVEEGVVIPPTVVMQGGEVNLTQVESLLRESPYPSRRVGENISDLKAQIAANKKGLQEFENLVREKGGDVVCEYMAAIQNRAEKSLRRKLGNFPDGSYEALQKLDDGTILKVVGTVSGDSLILLFNDGGGVHPLNFNATPGIVYSAVIYFLRVWLNEPMPLNEGLLRPVKIEIPEGLLNPPFDEDPSKCPPVVAGNVETSQRLVDTLLLAFEVVACSQGTMNNLIFGNDRISFYETIAGGAGAGEGFNGASGVHVHMTNTGITDPELLEYKYPVKLIEFSIRKNSGGRGQFDGGDGIIRELEFTEPVTLSLLTQHRVEAPYGMAGGLPGKQGEQWLIRKNQAPKKLAPTDRVDIQAGDRIRILTPGGGGWGTP; encoded by the coding sequence ATGACCGGGGAATGGGAATTCTGGATTGATACGGGCGGCACATTTACGGATTGCCTGGGACGTAATCCTGACGGAACTTTCCATCGAGCGAAGGTTTTGAGCAATAGCTCACTTCGGGCAAGTATTCAGGAGGTGGGCACACATTCTTGTATCCTGGGTCTTGCTGAAACGTATCCGCAAAACTTTTTCAAAGGATTTTTTGCACGTTTTTTAGGCAGTGATTCTACGAATCTCGTGGTGGCTTACGATGCTGATCTTCGGAAACTGGAACTGAAAGAGGAGCTTCCTGCCGGAGTAACGGTTGGCGATTTGCTTGTTATTGAGTTTGCCGGCGAAGCACCGGAGTTAGGGGCCCGAGTTATCACTGGAACTCCCGGAGATGAACCTTTGCCAAAATCGAAACTGCGTCTCGCGACGACTAAGGGAACGAACGCATTATTGGAAGGGAAGGTAGCCAAGACTGTTTTCATTATTAACAAGGGCCTCGGTGACTTACTTCTAATCAATACGCAGCAACGACCTGATTTGTTCTCATTGGATATAAAGCGACCTGAGCCCATCTATGACTCGGTGATTGAAGTTGAGATCGATTTGAATACCGGATTGCCGAATACAGATGAGCTTGCGGAACAAATTGAGGACTTCATGGAACGTGGAGTATCAACTGCTGCGATATGTTTAATGAATAGCTTTAGGGATGATCGTGGTGAACGCTCACTCGTTCGTTTCTTAAAAGATCTGGGATTTCTTACTGTGATTCCTTCCAGTGAATGTGCACCCTTTATCAAGATCCTTCCCAGGGCTGAAACAACCTTGGTGGATGCCTGCCTGACTCCGGTGTTGGATACTTACCTCAGTCGGATTGCTGCTCAGTTCGGGGAAGATGGGCTGTCCGTGATGACCAGTGCGGGTGGCTTGGTGCCACATGCGCATTTTAGAGCGAAAGATAGTTTGTTTAGTGGTCCGGCAGGTGGCGTTGTAGGAGCAGTTAATTGCGGAGAGCAGGCTGGTTATTCCAAGTTGATTGGTTTTGACATGGGAGGAACCAGTACGGACGTGGCTCGGTACAACAAAGTACTGGCGTATCAATTCGAGACGCGTGTGGGACATGCGCATGTCATGGCACCGAGTTTAAAAATCGAAACGGTGGCTGCCGGAGGTGGATCCATATGTATGTTCGATGGAGAGCGCTTACGGGTCGGTCCTGAAAGCGCTGGTGCTGATCCTGGTCCGGCTTGTTATGGTACAGGCGGTCCTTTGACGATTACCGATGTGAATCTCCTTTTGGGGCGTATGGATCCGGAGCAATTTGGCATTCCTGTTGATCTCAGAAAAAGTGAAGATCAACTTCAGGCCTTGCAGTATCGCATACAGTTGGAAGGAGGGGAGAGTTCAACCGATCAGCTAATGAGCGGGCTGTTGGAAATTGCCAATGAAAACATGACCGATGCCATTCGGAAGATTTCCACAGGCGAAGGCTATGATCCTGGCGACTATGCCTTGGTCGCATTCGGTGGGGCAGGTGGGCAGCATGCCTGTGGCATTGCTGAAAAGTTGGGAATTTCAACTATTCTGTTTCCAGGCGACGCAGGATTGCTAAGTGCCGTTGGGCTTTCAAAAGCCGTTTTAGAGGGGTTTGTTGAGCGGCAAACCTTGTGCTCTTATGATGAGTTTCTTCAACAAGCCGGGGACCTGACAGCTGAACTTGAAACGGAGGCATTTCATAAATTGAATCCAGGTGATCGAGCACTCGCTCGTCTGAGTCGGCGGATAGTCAGTCTGCGATTGAGAGGCCAAGAGATGCCGATTGATATCAATTGGCTTCCAGACACCTCACCACTTGAACTGTTTTTGGAGCGTTATCATTCTATCTTCGGGTATCGCCCTAATCTGGATTTGATTGAGGTGGTTTGTTACCGGGTTGTTGTTGCCACGCCATCGGTGGTGAATCCTACAGAAGCGTTTTTTGATTATCATGAACACTGTTCCCCAATAAAAAAACTGCGTGCTTTTAGCGGTGGTCAGTGGAGGGACGCCTCCGTCTATGTTCGGGAGAACCTGGGTTTAGGATCCAGGGTTACGGGGCCTGCCATTATTCAAGACCCTTTTAGCACTTTGTTTGTGGATGTAGGTTGGAAAGCTTCATTAGGCACCGAAGGAACATTACGTCTTTCAAGCACTGAAGAGGCCCGGGCTCACACGGACAATTCGGAGGAAGTTGAAATCGAATTATTTTCTAATCGATTTCAGAGTTTGGTTGAAGAGATGGGTTTGCGGCTCATGCGGACTGCCGTTTCCACCAACGTAAAAGATCGTCTTGATTTTTCCTGTGGTCTGCTCGACGCCGATGGATGTTTGGTGGTAAATGCCCCTCACATACCGGTTCATCTGGGTGCCCTGGGAATGTGCGTTCGTACGGTGAGCGAAACACACGCTTGGCAAGCAGGTGAGATGCTCGTTACCAACCATCCTGCGATGGGTGGCTCACATTTGCCGGATGTAACTGTAATTTGTCCCATATTCTCAGATTCGAATTCATTGATGGGGTTTTTAGTGAACCGTGCGCATCATGCCGAAATGGGTGGGATTGCTCCGGGTTCAATGCCACCAGCGGCAAAATCTCTGGTAGAGGAAGGGGTTGTTATTCCTCCTACTGTAGTCATGCAAGGAGGTGAGGTAAATCTCACGCAGGTTGAATCACTCTTACGGGAAAGTCCTTATCCTTCCAGGCGGGTGGGCGAGAATATTTCTGACCTCAAAGCGCAAATTGCAGCTAACAAAAAAGGGCTACAAGAATTTGAAAACCTGGTTCGAGAAAAAGGTGGTGACGTTGTTTGTGAATATATGGCCGCCATTCAAAACCGTGCGGAGAAAAGTTTGCGTCGTAAATTGGGCAACTTCCCTGACGGAAGTTATGAAGCGCTTCAAAAGCTCGATGATGGAACGATTTTAAAAGTGGTGGGCACTGTTTCTGGAGATTCCCTCATCCTTTTATTTAACGACGGCGGTGGCGTTCATCCGCTCAATTTTAATGCGACTCCTGGAATCGTTTATAGTGCTGTAATCTATTTCCTTCGCGTTTGGTTGAATGAACCTATGCCTTTAAATGAAGGTCTTTTACGACCGGTTAAAATCGAGATTCCGGAAGGACTTCTTAATCCTCCCTTTGATGAGGATCCATCGAAATGTCCTCCTGTCGTGGCGGGGAATGTGGAGACCAGTCAACGTCTGGTCGATACCCTGTTACTGGCCTTTGAAGTTGTCGCCTGTAGTCAGGGAACGATGAATAATCTCATTTTTGGTAACGACCGGATCAGCTTTTACGAAACCATTGCTGGTGGAGCCGGGGCTGGTGAAGGTTTTAACGGAGCGAGTGGTGTCCATGTTCATATGACCAACACCGGAATCACCGACCCAGAGTTACTGGAGTATAAATATCCGGTGAAGCTGATCGAGTTTTCCATCCGCAAAAATTCAGGAGGTAGAGGCCAATTCGACGGAGGTGATGGTATTATTCGCGAATTGGAATTTACGGAACCCGTCACTCTTTCTCTCCTAACCCAACATCGAGTTGAAGCCCCTTATGGAATGGCCGGTGGATTACCTGGGAAACAGGGTGAGCAATGGCTTATTCGAAAAAACCAAGCTCCGAAAAAACTGGCTCCGACTGACCGCGTTGACATCCAGGCTGGAGATCGAATCCGAATACTAACTCCAGGGGGAGGGGGATGGGGAACTCCCTAA
- a CDS encoding prepilin-type N-terminal cleavage/methylation domain-containing protein, which produces MLLLPVTYSEAKASKSKRGFTLTELLTVIAIIVILLGILIPSILSIQRKANRAKTEALFGKIINAVTLYRTDNGAYPDLLGDLSNGDVVVNLNNSEQWARFTEILALSQPDGSAFENPKTRDLIRNFNPKYKRYFELQLSELETFGGAERLVDAFGNPHIYMVMDANLDGVIDRSALPNSPEKNLRQRIVIYTSDEGKDDFPEIQSWDY; this is translated from the coding sequence ATGTTATTATTACCTGTGACATACTCAGAGGCGAAGGCTTCAAAAAGTAAGCGAGGGTTTACTCTGACCGAGCTCCTGACGGTTATCGCAATTATTGTCATACTCCTTGGCATATTGATTCCGAGCATTCTTAGCATCCAACGAAAAGCGAATCGTGCTAAGACGGAAGCCTTGTTTGGGAAGATCATCAACGCGGTGACTTTATATCGAACCGACAATGGGGCTTATCCGGATTTGTTGGGTGATTTGTCTAACGGTGATGTGGTCGTAAATCTCAACAATAGTGAACAATGGGCCCGTTTTACTGAAATACTCGCCCTCAGCCAACCGGACGGTTCCGCATTCGAAAATCCTAAAACCCGCGATTTGATCCGCAATTTCAACCCCAAATACAAACGCTATTTCGAATTGCAGTTATCCGAGCTTGAAACATTTGGTGGAGCCGAGCGTTTGGTGGACGCATTTGGAAATCCGCACATCTATATGGTGATGGATGCCAATCTCGATGGAGTCATCGATCGGAGTGCCTTACCCAACTCTCCAGAAAAAAATCTTCGGCAGAGGATTGTTATCTACACTTCAGATGAAGGGAAAGATGACTTCCCCGAAATTCAAAGCTGGGACTACTGA
- a CDS encoding prepilin-type N-terminal cleavage/methylation domain-containing protein, producing the protein MRPFYQDPWSNRGFTLAELLTVLAIIAILSGLLFSVATGVFNKGERARGESELQAISVALESYRGRFGDYPDVETPHQLFEALEGKLGPDGTILNKPFPPMLEVGKFSLDEGETVELLDPWDEPYVYRYIQPDNQTRQSAYRLFSKGPDGESSIDGDSGGHLDQDNLRYDD; encoded by the coding sequence ATGAGACCCTTCTATCAGGATCCTTGGTCCAACCGAGGATTTACGCTGGCCGAGCTTCTGACCGTTCTCGCAATCATCGCGATCCTTTCTGGGTTGTTGTTTTCAGTTGCCACAGGAGTGTTTAATAAAGGGGAACGAGCTCGCGGGGAATCCGAGCTGCAGGCCATTTCGGTCGCATTGGAAAGCTACCGTGGCCGATTTGGTGATTATCCCGATGTTGAAACACCCCACCAGCTTTTCGAGGCATTGGAAGGGAAATTGGGACCGGACGGGACTATATTGAATAAACCGTTCCCACCTATGCTTGAGGTTGGAAAATTTTCCTTGGATGAAGGTGAAACCGTCGAACTGCTCGATCCTTGGGATGAGCCCTATGTTTATAGGTACATTCAGCCGGATAACCAAACACGGCAGTCTGCTTATCGACTTTTTTCAAAAGGCCCTGATGGTGAATCTTCCATTGATGGTGATTCCGGCGGTCATCTGGACCAGGACAATCTTCGGTACGATGATTGA
- a CDS encoding S8 family serine peptidase has translation MIRKRVMVCIYGLLFSNGTLLQAAVTVYVMDNGVRTDHVAFNQIETAVVDMLGGLPELTVPRAFDDHATLVAGLIVERAPRVKLISVRTLQGNGSGNWSIFLKGVHWITNHHPAGQPAIANLSLGGVPKDPRIEKLVTRAINQLVEDGVTVVVAAGNEGEDVENRIPSALDSVISVGATSAFNFRLISSNYGNGVDVYALGENLSGPGSKSSTDRTRDSGISIAAAVVTGSVAAFLEEQPQATPAQVKEWVIENSEVGKVKNIPGPKSSKSEAESLLFQDKL, from the coding sequence ATGATCAGGAAGCGAGTAATGGTGTGCATCTATGGGTTACTCTTTTCAAATGGTACCCTTCTTCAGGCCGCCGTCACGGTTTACGTTATGGATAACGGTGTCCGGACTGATCATGTGGCTTTTAACCAAATCGAAACAGCGGTTGTCGATATGCTTGGAGGTTTGCCCGAGTTGACTGTCCCAAGGGCATTTGATGATCATGCAACTTTGGTGGCAGGGTTGATTGTGGAGCGTGCCCCAAGAGTGAAGCTGATTTCGGTTAGGACTTTGCAAGGCAATGGTTCGGGTAATTGGTCGATTTTTTTGAAGGGTGTTCATTGGATAACCAATCACCACCCTGCTGGGCAACCGGCGATCGCGAATTTGAGTTTGGGTGGCGTCCCAAAGGATCCTAGAATCGAAAAGTTGGTGACGCGTGCTATCAATCAATTGGTTGAGGATGGAGTGACCGTTGTTGTGGCAGCGGGCAATGAGGGGGAGGATGTCGAGAATCGTATTCCCTCCGCTCTTGATTCGGTAATATCTGTGGGTGCGACTTCGGCCTTTAATTTTCGATTAATTTCCTCGAATTATGGTAATGGCGTGGATGTTTATGCCTTGGGAGAGAATCTCTCAGGGCCTGGGAGCAAGAGCTCAACAGATCGTACCCGCGATTCAGGTATTTCGATAGCTGCTGCGGTGGTGACTGGATCTGTGGCGGCTTTTTTGGAAGAACAGCCCCAGGCGACACCTGCTCAGGTTAAAGAGTGGGTGATAGAAAACAGTGAAGTGGGAAAAGTGAAAAATATTCCCGGCCCAAAGAGTAGTAAGTCGGAGGCGGAGAGTTTGTTGTTTCAGGATAAGCTATAA
- the hisF gene encoding imidazole glycerol phosphate synthase subunit HisF, protein MLSSRIIPCLDVTDGRVVKGVKFKALRDAGDPVDCAMAYEAQGADELVFLDITASSDERNIMHDVVSKTAEHCFMPLTVGGGLRNTDDIRAMLKSGADKISLNTAAVNNPDLVDKASNRFGNQCIVVAIDAKRVPGSESWEVYTHGGRNPTGLDAVEWAKKVVQLGAGEILLTSMDQDGMLNGYDIALNRHISEAVEVPVIASGGAGNLQHMVDVLTEGKASAVLAASIFHFGTYTISECKNYLAEHNVAVRKLS, encoded by the coding sequence ATGTTATCCTCGCGTATCATCCCATGCCTGGATGTGACCGATGGTCGCGTTGTAAAGGGGGTAAAATTTAAAGCACTGAGAGACGCCGGTGATCCGGTAGATTGCGCCATGGCTTACGAAGCACAGGGAGCGGATGAGCTGGTGTTTCTGGATATTACCGCATCGAGCGACGAGCGAAACATTATGCACGATGTTGTATCCAAAACCGCCGAACACTGCTTTATGCCGCTGACGGTGGGTGGAGGATTGCGCAACACCGATGACATCCGTGCGATGTTGAAATCCGGCGCTGACAAGATTAGCCTAAACACCGCTGCCGTTAATAACCCTGACTTGGTAGACAAGGCCTCCAATCGATTTGGAAACCAATGTATTGTAGTGGCCATTGATGCAAAACGCGTTCCAGGTTCCGAATCCTGGGAAGTTTACACACATGGTGGCAGAAACCCTACCGGACTGGATGCTGTCGAGTGGGCTAAAAAAGTGGTGCAGCTGGGAGCCGGTGAAATACTGCTTACGAGTATGGATCAGGACGGAATGCTCAATGGATATGACATCGCACTCAATCGACATATCAGTGAAGCCGTCGAAGTACCGGTTATTGCCTCTGGAGGAGCAGGTAACCTGCAACACATGGTAGATGTTTTGACTGAAGGGAAAGCTTCGGCCGTGCTAGCCGCTTCCATATTCCATTTCGGCACATACACCATTAGTGAGTGCAAAAACTACTTGGCAGAACACAACGTAGCGGTAAGAAAACTTTCCTAA